GATCGAACGCGGGATGGCGCAGATCAAGGGCGAGATCGAGCGCGGCGAATTCGAATGGCAGCTCGACCTGGAAGACGTCCACCTGAACATCGAGGCGCGCCTGACCGCGCTGATCGGCGATGCCGGCAAGCGCCTGCACACGGGCCGCTCGCGCAACGACCAGGTCGCGACCGACATCCGCCTGTGGCTGCGCGGCGAGATCGACCGCATCGGCGGCCTGCTGACCGACCTGCGCGGCGCGCTGATCGACCTCGCGGAACACAACGCCGGCACGATCATGCCGGGCTTCACGCACCTGCAGGTCGCACAGCCCGTCACGTTCGGCCATCACCTGCTCGCGTACGTCGAGATGTTCTCGCGCGACGCGGAGCGCATGCGCGACTGCCGTACGCGCGTGAACCGCCTGCCGCTCGGCGCAGCCGCGCTCGCGGGCACGAGCTACCCGATCGACCGTCATGCGGTCGCGAAGACGCTCGGCTTCGACGGCATCTGCGCGAACTCGCTCGACGCGGTATCCGATCGCGACTTCGCGATCGAATTCACGGCCGCCTCCGCGCTCGTGATGACGCACGTGTCGCGTTTCTCCGAAGAACTCGTGCTGTGGATGAGCCCGCGCGTCGGCTTCATCGACCTCGCCGATCGCTTCTGCACCGGCAGCTCGATCATGCCGCAGAAGAAGAACCCGGACGTGCCCGAACTCGCGCGCGGCAAGACGGGCCGCGTGAACGGCCACCTGATGGCGCTCCTCACGCTGATGAAGGGCCAGCCGCTCGCGTACAACAAGGACAACCAGGAAGACAAGGAACCGCTGTTCGACACGGTCGACACCGTCGCCGACACGCTGCGGATCTTCGCCGAAATGGTCGCCGGCATCACCGTGAAGCCGGACGCGATGCGCGCGGCCGCACTGCAGGGTTTCTCGACCGCCACCGACCTCGCCGACTACCTCGTGAAGCGCGGCCTGCCGTTCCGCGATGCACACGAAGCCGTCGCGCTCGCGGTACGGATCTGCGACGACCGCGGCATCGATCTGGCCGACCTGACGCTCGACGAAATGAAGCAGGAACTGCCGAACGTCGCGCACCTGATCGGCGACGACGTGTTCGGCTACCTGACGCTCGAGGGTTCGGTTGCCAGCCGCAACCACCCGGGCGGCACCGCGCCCGACCAGGTGCGCGCGGCGGCCAAGGCTGCCCGCGCCGCGCTCGGCCAGTAAGCCCGCTGTCCCGGACGGACGCCTTCGGCGTCCGTTTTTCATTCGGGCGGCCGGCGCGCCGCCCATCGACTTCCCCGCTTCCCGGATGCCGCCGATGACCTTTTCCGCCGCGCTCTTCGACATGGACGGCCTGCTCGTCGATTCCGAGCGGACCATCATGAACACGTGGATCGACGTGTCGAATACGCACGGTGTCGCGCTGACCGCCACCGACTATCTGCAGATCGTCGGCCGCTCGTTCGCCGAAGGCCAGGTCATCCTGGCGCGGCTGATCGGCAACGCCGATACGTTCGATGCCGTACGCGTCCGCGTGCGCGAACAGCTCGCGGCGCCCGAACCGCATCCGAAGTTTCCGCTGAAGCCCGGCGCGTTCGCGCTGCTCGACGCGCTCGCGCAGGCCGGCATTCCGTGCGCGGTCGCGTCGTCGTCCGCGTGCGACGTGATCCGTGCGCGGCTCGACGCGGTCGGCGTGCTGCCGTTCTTCCGCGCGATCGCGGGCGGCGACGAAGTCGCGCGCGGCAAGCCCGACCCGGCCGTCTACCGGCTCGCGGCCGAACGCCTCGGCGTGCCGGCGCACGAGTGCGTTGCGTTCGAGGACAGCGACTTCGGCGCGCAGTCGGCCGCCGGCGCGGGCGCATCGGTCGTCACCGTGCCCGACCTGAAGGCGCCGACGCCTGAAATCGTCGCACTGAGCCTGCACGTGCTCGCATCGCTCGATGATGCGGTCGCGCTCGTGCCGTCGTGGTTCGGCCGGCACGACACGCAACAGCCCGCGTAGGCCGCGCGAACGCGTCACGCGCGGCACGTTTCACGCCTTCCAATGCAAACGGGCACCCGAGGGTGCCCGTTTTGTCTTGTCGCCAAACCACCGGCGTCACGACGGCTGCTACTTGTTGCCGGCCGTCTCCGACAACCGCTTCATCGTCGCGATGCGCGCGCCGATCAGGTCGACGCGCCCGTCCTCGCCGACCAGCGGTGCGGTCGCATCGCGGAACGCGACCCACGCGCGCTGCGCGCGCACGAGCGTCGCGGCCGAATGCGCAGGCATCTTGCGACGCAGCTTCTGGTAATAACGGTTCAGGTCGAACAGCGCGTGCTCGCACGCGGCATCCTGTTCGCAAGGCCGCACGCGGCGCACGGCCGGATCGCGCGGCGCGTTGTTCGCCGGCTTGCCGTTCGGCGCGGCCGCGCCCTGGGCCGCGCTCGCACCGCCCTGCGCGCCGCTCGTGGCCGCGACCGGTACGGCAGCGGGCGGCGGCGCATAGCGATCGGCCGCACCGCGCAGCGCCAGCGCACGATCGCGCACGGGCTGCAGTTGCATGTCGGCGCTCGACATCGTATACGCCGTGCCGCGCGTCGTGTCGTACACGGCCTTCAGCAGATGCACTTCGTCCTTGCGCCACGTAAGCCAATGGCGCTGGCTGTCCTGCCAGCCGCGCTTCGCGTCGGCCGGCGCATCCTTCAGGAGGCGCTGGTACGCGTCGTCCATCACGGCTTGCCACTGCTGCTGCGCTTCGCCCATGCACTGGATCTGGCCAGCCGTCGACGACCGGTCGCGCCGCGCGAGACATTGCCGCATCGCGACGTCGATCGGGTCGGCCGCGGCGACTTCCGCGTGCGCCACACCCAACCCCGCCAGCCCCGCCGACCCTGCCGTCCAGACGGCGAGCGCGGCCACCGCCGCGCGCATCGCCTGGATTCGTCCGTGCGTCGCCATCAGTCGCGCACGCAGTCGACGAAGTACTCGACGCGGCCGTTCACCTCTTCCGCGACGAGGCCGTGGATGTCGGTGTGGAAGCCCGGGAAACGCGCGTTGAAGTCGCGCGCGAACCGCAGGTAGTTCATGATCGTCTTGTTGAAGCGCTCGCCCGGGATCAGCAGCGGAATGCCCGGCGGGTACGGCGTGAGCAGGATGCTCGTCACGCGGCCTTCGAGCTCGTCGAGCGGCACGCGGTCGATCTTGCGGTGCGCGAGCTTCGCGAACGCGTCCGACGGCTTCATCGCGGGCTCCATGTCCGACAGGTACATCTCGGTCGTCAGGCGTGCGATGTCGTTCGCGCGGTACACGTCGTGGATCTGCGCGCACAGGTCGCGCAGGCCGATGCGCTCGTAGCCCGGATGCTGCGCGACGAATTCCGGCAGCACGCGCCACAGCGGCTGGTTGTTGTCGTAGTCGTCCTTGAACTGCTGCAGCTCGGTCACCATCGAGTTCCAGCGGCCCTTCGTGATGCCGATCGTGAACATGATGAAGAACGAATACAGGCCGGTCTTCTCGACGATGATCCCGTGCTCGGCCAGGTACTTCGTGACGATCGCGGCCGGAATGCCCGTCTCGCCGAACTCGCCGTCGACGTCGAGCCCCGGCGTGATGATCGTCGCCTTGATCGGGTCGAGCATGTTGAAGCCTTCCGCGAGCGCACCGAAGCCGTGCCAGTGGTCGTTCGGCTTCAGCATCCAGTCTTCGCGCGAACCGATACCTTCTTCCGACAGGTTGTCCGGGCCCCACACGCTGAAGAACCAGTCGTCGCCATATTCGGCGTCGACCTTGCGCATCGCGCGGCGGAAATCGATCGCCTCGGCGATCGATTCCTCGACGAGCGCGGTGCCGCCCGGCGGCTCCATCATCGCGGCCGCGACGTCGCACGACGCGATGATCGCGTACTGCGGGCTCGTCGACGTGTGCATCAGGTACGCCTCGTTGAAGCGGTGCTTGTCGAACGTACGGTTCTCAGAATCCTGCACGACGATCTGCGATGCCTGCGAGATGCCCGCGAGCAGCTTGTGCGTCGAGTGCGTCGCGAACACGAGCGCGCCGGTGCGCGGGCGGCCGTCGCCGATCGCGTGCATGTCGCGGTAGAAGTCGTGGAACGTCGCATGCGGCAGCCACGCTTCATCGAAGTGCAGCGTGTCGAGCAGGTCGCCGAGCAGGTCCTTGATCATCTCGACGTTGTAGACCACACCGTCGTACGTGCTCTGCGTGATCGTCAGGATCCGCGGCTTCATGTCCGGGTTCTCGCGCATCGCCTCGCGCGCGAACGGGTTCGCCTCGATCTTCTTGCGGATGTTCTCCGGCTTGAATTCGTCGCGCGGGATCGGCCCGATGATGCCGAAATGGTTGCGCGTCGGCGTGAGGAACACGGGAATCGCGCCCGTCATCGTGATCGCGTGCAGGATCGACTTGTGGCAGTTGCGGTCGACCAGCACGATGTCGCCAGGCGCTACCGTCGCGTGCCAGACGATCTTGTTCGACGTCGACGTGCCGTTGGTCACGAAGAACAGGTGGTCGGCGCTGAAGATGCGCGCCGCATTGCGCTCGGACGCCGCGACCGGACCCGTGTGGTCGAGCAGCTGGCCGAGTTCGTCCACCGCGTTGCAGACGTCCGCGCGCAGCATGTTCTCGCCGAAGAACTGGTGGAACATCTGGCCGAGCGGGTTCTTCAGGAACGCGACGCCGCCCGAGTGGCCCGGGCAGTGCCACGAGTACGAGCCTTCGTCCGCGTACTTGACCAGTTCCTTGAAGAACGGCGGCGCGAGCGAGTCGAGATAGACCTTCGCCTCGCGGATGATGTGGCGCGCGACGAACTCAGGCGTGTCCTCGAACATGTGGATGAAGCCGTGCAGCTCGCGCAGGATGTCGTTCGGCAGATGGCGCGACGTGCGCGTCTCGCCGTACAGGAAGATAGGGATGTCCGCGTTGCGGCGACGCACTTCGGTGACGAACGCGCGCAGCTCGATGATCGCGGTCGCGAGCTCGGGCAGCTCGCCGTCCGCGCCGGTTTCGCCGAGCATGAGTTCGTCGTCGTCGATCGACAGGATGAAGCACGATGCGCGGCTCGACTGCTGCGCGAACGACGTCAGATCGCCGTAGCTCGTGAGGCCGAGGACTTCGACGCCCTCCTTCTCGATCGCTTCGGCCAGCGCCCGGATGCCGGAGCCCGAGATGTTCTCGGAGCGGAAATCTTCGTCGATGATGACGACGGGGAAACGAAACTTCATGGGCGATTCTCCAAAAAGAACGACCGCGGCGCGTCACGCGCAGCGGTCACCCGGAAACCGGTGAGACGTTATGCAACCAGATCAGGTTTTCGGCAGCGTGACACCGCGCTGACCCTGATACTTGCCGCCGCGATCGGCGTACGACACGTCGCACACTTCGTCGCTCTCGAAGAAGAGCACCTGCGCAACGCCTTCGTTCGCGTAGATCTTCGCGGGCAGCGGCGTGGTGTTCGAGAATTCCAGCGTGA
The nucleotide sequence above comes from Burkholderia pyrrocinia. Encoded proteins:
- the argH gene encoding argininosuccinate lyase — translated: MTSQLHKKGEAWSARFSEPMSELVKRYTSSVFFDKRLALVDIAGSLAHANMLAAQKIISADDLAAIERGMAQIKGEIERGEFEWQLDLEDVHLNIEARLTALIGDAGKRLHTGRSRNDQVATDIRLWLRGEIDRIGGLLTDLRGALIDLAEHNAGTIMPGFTHLQVAQPVTFGHHLLAYVEMFSRDAERMRDCRTRVNRLPLGAAALAGTSYPIDRHAVAKTLGFDGICANSLDAVSDRDFAIEFTAASALVMTHVSRFSEELVLWMSPRVGFIDLADRFCTGSSIMPQKKNPDVPELARGKTGRVNGHLMALLTLMKGQPLAYNKDNQEDKEPLFDTVDTVADTLRIFAEMVAGITVKPDAMRAAALQGFSTATDLADYLVKRGLPFRDAHEAVALAVRICDDRGIDLADLTLDEMKQELPNVAHLIGDDVFGYLTLEGSVASRNHPGGTAPDQVRAAAKAARAALGQ
- a CDS encoding HAD family hydrolase, which encodes MTFSAALFDMDGLLVDSERTIMNTWIDVSNTHGVALTATDYLQIVGRSFAEGQVILARLIGNADTFDAVRVRVREQLAAPEPHPKFPLKPGAFALLDALAQAGIPCAVASSSACDVIRARLDAVGVLPFFRAIAGGDEVARGKPDPAVYRLAAERLGVPAHECVAFEDSDFGAQSAAGAGASVVTVPDLKAPTPEIVALSLHVLASLDDAVALVPSWFGRHDTQQPA
- a CDS encoding lysozyme inhibitor LprI family protein yields the protein MATHGRIQAMRAAVAALAVWTAGSAGLAGLGVAHAEVAAADPIDVAMRQCLARRDRSSTAGQIQCMGEAQQQWQAVMDDAYQRLLKDAPADAKRGWQDSQRHWLTWRKDEVHLLKAVYDTTRGTAYTMSSADMQLQPVRDRALALRGAADRYAPPPAAVPVAATSGAQGGASAAQGAAAPNGKPANNAPRDPAVRRVRPCEQDAACEHALFDLNRYYQKLRRKMPAHSAATLVRAQRAWVAFRDATAPLVGEDGRVDLIGARIATMKRLSETAGNK
- a CDS encoding arginine/lysine/ornithine decarboxylase, which codes for MKFRFPVVIIDEDFRSENISGSGIRALAEAIEKEGVEVLGLTSYGDLTSFAQQSSRASCFILSIDDDELMLGETGADGELPELATAIIELRAFVTEVRRRNADIPIFLYGETRTSRHLPNDILRELHGFIHMFEDTPEFVARHIIREAKVYLDSLAPPFFKELVKYADEGSYSWHCPGHSGGVAFLKNPLGQMFHQFFGENMLRADVCNAVDELGQLLDHTGPVAASERNAARIFSADHLFFVTNGTSTSNKIVWHATVAPGDIVLVDRNCHKSILHAITMTGAIPVFLTPTRNHFGIIGPIPRDEFKPENIRKKIEANPFAREAMRENPDMKPRILTITQSTYDGVVYNVEMIKDLLGDLLDTLHFDEAWLPHATFHDFYRDMHAIGDGRPRTGALVFATHSTHKLLAGISQASQIVVQDSENRTFDKHRFNEAYLMHTSTSPQYAIIASCDVAAAMMEPPGGTALVEESIAEAIDFRRAMRKVDAEYGDDWFFSVWGPDNLSEEGIGSREDWMLKPNDHWHGFGALAEGFNMLDPIKATIITPGLDVDGEFGETGIPAAIVTKYLAEHGIIVEKTGLYSFFIMFTIGITKGRWNSMVTELQQFKDDYDNNQPLWRVLPEFVAQHPGYERIGLRDLCAQIHDVYRANDIARLTTEMYLSDMEPAMKPSDAFAKLAHRKIDRVPLDELEGRVTSILLTPYPPGIPLLIPGERFNKTIMNYLRFARDFNARFPGFHTDIHGLVAEEVNGRVEYFVDCVRD